DNA sequence from the Halorubrum sp. BOL3-1 genome:
CCGATATTACGGTTCGATACCGAGTTGTCGAAGACGGGGTTGACACATTCCACAGCGAGTGGAACACGATTTCTCAGTACGAAAATCGACTGTTACGGCCTGAAACAATCGATACAGTCGCTCGGGAAGCGTCAGCACTGAACGCAACGGAAGCAAATAGTGATGAAGGGCGGGAGCTACTGTCCGAGATTATTGCAGAGTCACTACGTGAGCAGTCGCCGAATTACCTCGTGATTGAGTCGGTCCAAGTCAGAGATATTATTTTTGCTCCCAGTTACGAGGACGCGCTAGAGGATGTCGAGATTGCCCAGCAGGAGGCCGAAGCCGAACGAACCCGTGCACAGGGTGACGCCGATGCTGAACGGATCCGAGCCGAGGGAGAAGCAGATGCACTACGTGAAGTTCAGGATGCTATTGAGCAAGAGAATCTGGCATTAGAGCAGATCCGGGCATACGATGAAGGAACGGTATATGTAACAGATGGTGGAACACCAGTGATCCTGTCTCCGGATCAAACCGCCAGCAGTACACAGGACGAAGATGACGAAATCACGGCGAACAGCACCAATGATTAGGGCTGTGTTCCTCGGCGGCTTGTTACTATTGTTACTGTTAGGACTCTTATTACTATATCGAGTAATACTTCAGAAGATACAGACTCGGCAAGAGATACAGGAGCGGAAGATGGAGCATGATGAACGAAAGGAACTGTTCGAAGACGAGGATCTATAGTGGAACTGTACGAACCGACCATGCCAGCTAATCAAAGGCGTAAGAAAACGAACGTCAGCAGTACCGACTGTAATTCCCGTCTGGAATGTAGGTAGTCCTCTGTTCCACACTTATTCATTCTGCTCTGTTGAATAGACGTTGAGTCACGGTTACAGCGACTCACACAGTGGTTCTATGTTGCTGATGGCGAACATCAGGACAATTTCACGGAACTGTCGATACCAGCTCAGCGCTCGCACGGCATCGCCGAGCGAGCGCTTCGTTGTCGAGTAGGATGTTTCGGCCATCCACCGCTGAGCGTAGCCGTTTGCTCGGTTGAGCGCGTTGTTCGCAGCTGCTTTCGCTGACGAACCACGGTAGTGGACGAGGTACTCAACGTCATGTGCGGCGATTTCGTACTCGGTATGCCAGTCTTGGAAGCCGTTATCGGCGGCGACGGACTGCAGGTCGTCCGCGTTTCGGCGGACGACCTGCGGTCCGGTCTTTGTATCATGCTTCCACCGTGCTGCGATGTGAACATCGAGAACAGCAAGTGATTCCACATCAGTCAATGTCGTCGCTTTGAGCGTCTGTATTGTTCGTC
Encoded proteins:
- a CDS encoding prohibitin family protein yields the protein MSRIPIDTDLSPKLTSASIVLVVAMLLLGVVFLFSVVTVDEGDRGVLKEQGAVTGEVMEPGWHVVLPLVQSVEHIEIRPRTYTMSGDVFEGDVDEEDAVAFRSADQQQVGADITVRYRVVEDGVDTFHSEWNTISQYENRLLRPETIDTVAREASALNATEANSDEGRELLSEIIAESLREQSPNYLVIESVQVRDIIFAPSYEDALEDVEIAQQEAEAERTRAQGDADAERIRAEGEADALREVQDAIEQENLALEQIRAYDEGTVYVTDGGTPVILSPDQTASSTQDEDDEITANSTND
- a CDS encoding IS5 family transposase, coding for MEIDILDFIEQCRDLAKQALGKHAGEPASGGFARWVHVVLHCFRVEDERSYRETPNRLKYMAEVRDALNLDQDDLPDHTTIYKSFDRLKMWVWRALLRVSAQQHPQSGHAALDSTFFDRRRASSYFRQRAGRTIQTLKATTLTDVESLAVLDVHIAARWKHDTKTGPQVVRRNADDLQSVAADNGFQDWHTEYEIAAHDVEYLVHYRGSSAKAAANNALNRANGYAQRWMAETSYSTTKRSLGDAVRALSWYRQFREIVLMFAISNIEPLCESL